The proteins below come from a single Streptomyces sp. B3I8 genomic window:
- a CDS encoding 4-oxalocrotonate tautomerase family protein has protein sequence MPFANFKVPAGTLSDEDKKKIVERTTDLYAEVYGERARANTLVVVEEVTDGGWGIGGNILTAAMLNGGS, from the coding sequence ATGCCTTTCGCCAACTTCAAGGTCCCCGCCGGCACCCTCAGCGACGAGGACAAGAAGAAGATCGTCGAGCGCACCACCGACCTCTACGCCGAGGTCTACGGAGAGCGCGCCCGCGCCAACACCCTGGTCGTCGTGGAGGAGGTCACCGACGGCGGCTGGGGGATCGGCGGCAACATCCTGACCGCCGCGATGCTCAACGGCGGATCCTGA